A genomic region of Methanobrevibacter arboriphilus JCM 13429 = DSM 1125 contains the following coding sequences:
- the thiM gene encoding hydroxyethylthiazole kinase, giving the protein MIKANSKIIKDIIQALENVKNNIPLTHCITNYVTINDCANAVLAIGGSPMMADDPEEVEEFVEIADTLVINIGKMSQSQIEAMIIGSKHGMETNTPVVLDPVAVGVTELRNNLVLKLINESKIGVIRGNMSEIKAIARLVELDEILSLNKAKSKGVDVSEDDEITKANLNDNGTIVKALAKKLNIIIIASGAIDIISNGTTTYACENGDPIMPKITGSGCMLTSIIGAFCGVNDPFIGGLAGTTIMGIAGEIAGQEVKKENSGTGTFRSKLVDYLYKIDEQTIEEKIRLYKLE; this is encoded by the coding sequence ATGATTAAAGCTAATTCTAAAATTATAAAAGATATTATACAAGCATTGGAGAATGTAAAAAATAATATTCCACTTACACATTGTATAACAAATTATGTTACAATTAATGATTGTGCAAATGCTGTTTTAGCTATTGGAGGATCACCTATGATGGCAGATGATCCTGAAGAAGTTGAAGAATTTGTTGAAATAGCAGATACATTAGTTATAAATATAGGAAAAATGAGTCAAAGCCAAATAGAAGCTATGATAATTGGAAGTAAGCATGGAATGGAAACTAATACTCCTGTTGTTTTAGATCCTGTGGCTGTAGGTGTAACTGAACTTAGAAATAATCTTGTTCTTAAATTGATTAATGAATCTAAAATAGGTGTTATTAGAGGAAACATGTCTGAAATAAAAGCTATAGCAAGATTAGTAGAATTAGATGAAATATTATCACTAAATAAAGCTAAGAGTAAGGGAGTAGATGTTTCAGAAGATGATGAAATAACAAAAGCAAATCTAAATGATAATGGAACAATTGTAAAAGCATTAGCAAAAAAATTAAATATTATTATTATAGCTAGTGGAGCTATAGACATAATTTCCAATGGAACTACTACTTATGCTTGTGAAAATGGAGACCCAATAATGCCAAAAATAACTGGAAGTGGATGTATGTTAACTTCGATTATTGGGGCATTTTGCGGTGTTAATGACCCTTTTATTGGAGGACTAGCAGGTACAACAATTATGGGAATAGCTGGTGAAATAGCAGGTCAGGAAGTTAAAAAAGAAAATTCTGGAACTGGAACTTTCAGATCAAAGTTAGTTGATTATTTGTATAAGATAGATGAACAAACAATTGAAGAAAAAATAAGATTATATAAATTAGAATAA
- a CDS encoding DNA-directed RNA polymerase subunit H, with product MSKDILKHELVPSHAVLSKSEIEKIFKDLDFEIEHLPKIKINDPVVKSIDAKKGDILEITRDSPTAGTFITYRLVD from the coding sequence GTGAGTAAAGATATTTTAAAGCATGAACTTGTTCCAAGTCATGCTGTTTTATCTAAATCAGAAATAGAAAAAATTTTTAAAGATCTAGATTTTGAAATAGAGCATCTTCCTAAAATTAAGATTAATGATCCTGTTGTTAAATCTATTGATGCTAAAAAAGGAGATATTTTAGAAATTACACGTGATAGTCCTACTGCTGGAACTTTTATTACTTATAGATTAGTTGACTAG